In Thauera sedimentorum, the following are encoded in one genomic region:
- the dxs gene encoding 1-deoxy-D-xylulose-5-phosphate synthase, which produces MSPYPLLERIGSPADLRALDRRELRTLADELRAFLIESVSRTGGHLSSNLGTVELTIALHQVFQTPEDRIVWDVGHQTYGHKILTGRREAMAGLRHWGGISGFPRRCESEYDTFGTAHSSTSISAALGMAVAARDRGEDHRAIAVIGDGAMSAGMAFEALNNAGDISDVNLLVILNDNEMSISPPVGSLTKILARLMSGSTFNAARRAGEKVLGVAPPMLDFARRVEEHVKGLITPGTLFEEFGFHYYGPIDGHDLDALIPTLQNLRRLKGPQFLHVITRKGQGYKLAEADPILYHGVSKFDHTAGIQSGKSSGKLTYTQVFGDWLCDMAATDPRIVGITPAMREGSGLVRFAQEFPERYYDVGIAEQHALTFAAGLACEGLKPVVAIYSTFLQRGYDQLVHDIALQNLPVVLAVDRGGLVGADGATHHGAFDLSYLTCIPNMVIMAPADEDECRQMLYTATCHDGPSAVRYPRGSGPGVTPNQAMRALPIGKGEIRRTGRRVALLAFGSMVPTAEQVAEEIDATVANMRFVKPLDEALVAELAASHELLVTLEENAVIGGVGSEVSRLLDALAQRPRLLRLGLPDRFIDHGDQAQLLHSVGLDAEGVLAAIKQTYSLNS; this is translated from the coding sequence CCTGGACCGCCGCGAGCTGCGCACCCTGGCCGACGAGCTGCGCGCATTTCTCATCGAGTCCGTATCCAGGACCGGCGGGCATCTGTCGTCCAACCTGGGCACCGTCGAACTCACCATCGCCCTGCACCAGGTGTTCCAGACGCCCGAGGACCGCATCGTATGGGACGTCGGCCACCAGACCTACGGCCACAAGATACTCACCGGCCGCCGCGAAGCCATGGCAGGCCTGCGGCACTGGGGCGGCATTTCCGGCTTCCCACGGCGCTGCGAGAGCGAGTACGACACCTTCGGCACCGCCCACTCATCGACCTCGATCTCCGCCGCGCTCGGCATGGCGGTGGCGGCACGCGACCGGGGCGAGGATCATCGCGCGATCGCGGTAATCGGCGATGGAGCGATGAGCGCCGGCATGGCCTTCGAAGCACTCAACAACGCCGGCGACATCAGCGACGTGAACCTGCTGGTGATCCTCAACGACAACGAGATGTCCATCTCGCCGCCGGTCGGTTCCCTGACCAAGATCCTTGCGCGGCTGATGTCCGGCTCCACCTTCAACGCCGCCCGCCGCGCCGGCGAGAAGGTGCTCGGTGTGGCGCCGCCGATGCTCGACTTCGCGCGCCGTGTCGAGGAACACGTCAAGGGGCTGATCACGCCCGGCACCCTGTTCGAGGAGTTCGGCTTCCACTACTACGGGCCGATCGACGGCCACGATCTCGACGCCCTGATTCCCACGCTGCAGAACCTGCGTCGCCTGAAGGGGCCGCAGTTCCTCCACGTCATCACGCGCAAGGGACAAGGCTACAAGCTCGCCGAGGCGGACCCCATCCTCTACCACGGCGTGTCCAAGTTCGACCACACGGCGGGCATCCAGAGCGGCAAGTCGAGCGGCAAGCTCACCTACACCCAGGTGTTCGGTGACTGGCTGTGCGACATGGCGGCCACCGACCCCCGCATCGTCGGCATCACCCCGGCGATGCGCGAAGGGTCCGGCCTGGTCCGCTTCGCCCAGGAGTTCCCCGAGCGCTACTACGACGTGGGTATCGCCGAACAGCACGCGCTGACCTTCGCCGCCGGCCTCGCCTGCGAGGGCCTCAAGCCCGTGGTCGCCATCTACTCCACCTTCCTGCAGCGCGGCTACGACCAGCTGGTGCACGACATCGCCCTGCAAAACCTGCCAGTGGTGCTGGCGGTCGATCGCGGCGGCCTTGTCGGTGCGGACGGCGCCACGCATCACGGCGCTTTCGACCTGTCCTATCTCACCTGCATTCCCAACATGGTGATCATGGCGCCGGCGGACGAGGACGAGTGTCGCCAGATGCTGTACACCGCAACATGCCATGACGGGCCGTCCGCAGTCCGCTATCCGCGCGGCAGCGGGCCCGGTGTTACCCCGAACCAGGCGATGCGCGCGCTGCCCATCGGCAAGGGCGAAATCCGGCGGACCGGTCGCCGGGTCGCGCTGCTCGCATTCGGCAGCATGGTGCCGACCGCCGAGCAGGTTGCAGAAGAGATCGACGCAACGGTGGCGAACATGCGCTTCGTCAAACCGCTTGATGAGGCCCTGGTGGCCGAGCTCGCCGCCTCGCATGAACTGCTGGTCACCCTTGAGGAAAACGCGGTGATCGGCGGAGTCGGCAGCGAGGTGTCGCGCTTGCTCGATGCGCTCGCACAGCGCCCCCGCCTGCTGCGCCTCGGCCTGCCCGACCGCTTCATCGACCACGGCGATCAGGCCCAGCTGCTGCACTCCGTCGGCCTCGACGCCGAGGGAGTCCTCGCCGCCATTAAGCAGACCTATTCGCTCAATAGTTGA
- the folE2 gene encoding GTP cyclohydrolase FolE2, translating into MKPVEAHAIPDVQNSADSRQIAINKVGIKSIRHPVRVSDKNGGVQHTVAMFNMYVGLPHNFKGTHMSRFIEILNGNEREISVESFEPMLREMVKRLEAETGHIEMTFPYFINKSAPISGVQSLMDYEVTFTGEIREGGQYEFDMRVVVPVTSLCPCSKKISDYGAHNQRSHVTVTATTNAHLWIEELVQLVESQASCELYGLLKRPDEKFVTERAYDNPKFVEDMVRDVAGLLNAEPRIDAYIVESENFESIHNHSAYALIERDKRVRS; encoded by the coding sequence ATGAAACCCGTTGAGGCGCATGCCATTCCCGACGTCCAGAATAGCGCCGACAGCCGCCAGATCGCGATCAACAAGGTCGGGATCAAGTCCATCCGCCATCCGGTGCGTGTCAGCGACAAGAATGGCGGCGTTCAGCACACCGTTGCCATGTTCAACATGTATGTCGGTCTCCCCCATAACTTCAAGGGGACCCACATGTCGCGCTTCATCGAGATCCTCAACGGCAACGAGCGGGAGATCTCGGTCGAATCGTTCGAGCCGATGTTGCGCGAGATGGTCAAGCGCCTCGAAGCCGAGACCGGCCACATCGAGATGACCTTCCCGTACTTCATCAACAAGTCGGCACCGATCTCCGGCGTGCAGAGCCTGATGGATTACGAGGTCACGTTTACCGGCGAGATCCGCGAAGGCGGCCAGTACGAATTCGATATGCGCGTGGTCGTGCCGGTCACCAGTCTCTGCCCGTGCTCGAAGAAGATTTCCGACTACGGCGCCCACAACCAGCGCTCACATGTGACCGTTACCGCCACCACGAACGCGCACCTGTGGATCGAGGAACTGGTGCAACTCGTCGAGAGCCAGGCGTCCTGCGAACTCTATGGGCTGCTCAAGCGTCCGGACGAGAAGTTCGTCACCGAGCGCGCCTACGACAACCCGAAGTTCGTCGAGGACATGGTCCGCGACGTCGCAGGCTTGCTCAACGCCGAGCCCCGGATCGATGCCTATATCGTCGAATCCGAGAACTTCGAATCGATCCACAACCATTCGGCGTACGCCCTGATCGAACGCGACAAGCGCGTGCGCAGCTGA